The Niallia alba genome includes a window with the following:
- a CDS encoding nucleoside hydrolase, with protein MAKKVYFNHDAGIDDLVSLFLLLQMDEVELIGVSVIPADGYLEPGISASRKIIDRFGNGAIEVARSNSRGVNPFPKDWRMHTFYVDALPILNESGVVNAPESELSAHEHLIKAVRENPDKTTLLFTGPLTDLARAIEIAPDIQAKIDKLVWMGGTFLEVGNVQEPEHDGTAEWNAFWDPWAVATVWASDLKIEMVALESTNQVPLTISVRNQWASLRRFTGVDFVGQCYAACPPLVHVETNSTYYLWDVLTTATIGKKELVKMKEVKSIALTEAPSQGRTLISEDGRPVSVVYDVNRDDFFEYITDLAKTAKKD; from the coding sequence TTGGCAAAGAAAGTTTATTTTAATCATGACGCTGGTATTGATGATCTAGTTTCTCTATTTCTTCTTCTTCAAATGGATGAAGTGGAGTTAATCGGTGTTTCCGTTATCCCGGCAGATGGCTATTTAGAGCCTGGTATCAGTGCTAGTAGAAAGATTATTGATCGATTTGGAAATGGAGCAATTGAAGTTGCTAGATCCAATTCTCGTGGAGTTAATCCTTTTCCGAAAGACTGGAGAATGCATACTTTTTATGTTGATGCCCTTCCGATATTAAATGAAAGTGGTGTTGTAAATGCACCTGAAAGCGAACTTTCTGCACATGAGCATTTAATCAAAGCAGTAAGGGAAAATCCTGACAAAACAACGCTTCTGTTTACTGGACCGCTAACTGATTTAGCAAGAGCTATTGAGATTGCCCCAGACATTCAAGCGAAAATTGACAAATTAGTATGGATGGGTGGAACATTTTTAGAGGTCGGAAATGTACAAGAACCTGAGCATGACGGTACTGCTGAATGGAATGCTTTCTGGGATCCTTGGGCAGTAGCAACCGTTTGGGCTAGCGATTTAAAAATTGAAATGGTTGCTTTAGAAAGTACAAATCAAGTACCATTAACCATCTCTGTACGTAACCAGTGGGCGTCCTTAAGAAGATTCACAGGTGTAGATTTTGTTGGTCAATGTTATGCAGCCTGTCCACCTCTTGTCCATGTTGAAACGAATTCAACCTATTATCTATGGGATGTGTTAACTACAGCAACAATTGGCAAAAAAGAACTTGTTAAAATGAAAGAAGTAAAATCAATCGCATTAACAGAAGCTCCATCCCAAGGGAGAACATTAATAAGTGAAGACGGTCGACCTGTTTCTGTTGTGTATGATGTAAATAGGGATGACTTTTTTGAATATATTACAGATTTGGCGAAGACTGCTAAAAAGGACTAA
- a CDS encoding Fpg/Nei family DNA glycosylase, translated as MPELPEMENYKILLNELIISRPITSITINRDKSINMPAQSFINQLNNASIIQVERRAKYLLFHLSNQKVLLLHLMLGGWMFYGSEEEKPKRTIQVQLSFGAKHLYFIGLRLGYLHLLTKEECNKMLSDLGPEPLEPQFTEEIFLNILKERKGTIKLKLVDQHFISGIGNCYSDEICYEAQILPMRKLEKLKETEHRKLYRSMLQTLKSATTIGGYMEHPLYVGDKKTGSYDERCKVYDREGEICPRCKNKIVLIKISSKKCFYCPGCQF; from the coding sequence ATGCCTGAATTGCCAGAAATGGAAAACTATAAAATCCTCTTAAATGAATTAATTATTAGTCGACCGATTACCTCTATTACGATTAATCGAGATAAATCTATAAATATGCCAGCCCAATCTTTTATTAACCAATTAAACAATGCTTCCATTATTCAAGTCGAAAGAAGAGCAAAATACTTACTATTCCATCTATCTAATCAAAAGGTTCTCTTATTACATTTAATGCTTGGTGGGTGGATGTTTTATGGGAGTGAAGAGGAAAAGCCCAAACGAACCATTCAAGTCCAGTTATCATTTGGAGCAAAACATTTATACTTTATTGGATTAAGATTAGGGTATCTTCATTTATTGACGAAAGAAGAATGCAACAAAATGCTAAGCGATCTTGGCCCAGAACCGTTAGAACCTCAATTTACAGAAGAAATTTTCCTAAATATACTTAAGGAAAGAAAAGGAACGATAAAGCTTAAATTAGTAGACCAACACTTCATTTCAGGAATTGGCAATTGTTATTCTGATGAAATATGTTATGAGGCACAAATTTTGCCGATGAGAAAACTAGAAAAGTTAAAGGAAACAGAACATAGAAAGCTCTATCGTTCCATGCTGCAAACATTAAAATCAGCAACTACAATAGGAGGATATATGGAGCATCCACTTTATGTAGGCGATAAAAAAACTGGTAGTTATGATGAACGTTGCAAAGTATATGATAGAGAAGGAGAAATATGTCCACGCTGCAAGAACAAAATAGTGCTGATAAAAATATCATCGAAAAAGTGCTTTTATTGTCCTGGCTGTCAGTTTTAA
- a CDS encoding ribonuclease H1 domain-containing protein: MAGKKYYVVWNGRKAGIFSTWAECERQTKGFKGASFKSFPTLEEAEKAFNEGGNVTKTASKSTTSKKQASTSFEAIEENSISVDAACSGNPGLMEYRGVNTKTGEVLFHYGPVFGTNNIGEFLGIVHALSLLQKQGKNTTIYSDSMTALSWVRNKKANTTLVRDKRTEELWKLMERAEKWLKENSYSNKILKWDTNKYGEIKADFGRK; the protein is encoded by the coding sequence ATGGCAGGAAAAAAATATTACGTAGTATGGAATGGCAGAAAAGCAGGGATTTTTTCTACTTGGGCGGAATGCGAAAGACAGACAAAAGGATTTAAAGGAGCATCATTTAAATCCTTTCCAACATTAGAGGAAGCAGAAAAAGCTTTTAATGAAGGTGGAAATGTAACAAAAACTGCTTCAAAAAGTACTACTTCTAAAAAGCAGGCTAGCACTTCTTTTGAGGCTATTGAGGAAAATAGTATATCAGTAGATGCGGCGTGTAGTGGAAATCCTGGCTTGATGGAATATCGAGGAGTAAATACGAAAACAGGAGAAGTTCTCTTTCACTATGGTCCTGTATTCGGTACCAATAATATTGGGGAATTTTTAGGGATTGTCCATGCATTAAGTCTACTGCAAAAACAAGGTAAGAACACAACTATATACAGCGACAGTATGACAGCATTATCTTGGGTTCGTAATAAAAAAGCAAATACTACATTAGTAAGAGATAAACGAACAGAGGAATTATGGAAATTAATGGAGCGCGCAGAAAAATGGCTAAAAGAAAACAGTTATTCAAATAAGATTTTAAAATGGGATACCAATAAGTATGGGGAGATTAAGGCCGACTTTGGTCGCAAATAA
- a CDS encoding AraC family transcriptional regulator, whose translation MDRFLYKKAAGITALSASMRDFTYKKHAHKEYVIGVTLRGIQHYTLDGSLQLSYPNGVMLFNPEQAHDGMAHDKKGLDYVMLYLDPKLLLEALEKKELIQFSQPIIYDVQLEEKILKLSHAILNEKEEALCAELLLSLTDRLIQTNPSSSIKKDNVLIRKAKDMIHSNLANVLKLEEICKELQLSKFQFIRLFKTHTGTSPYQYFPNSKVEYAKQLIEQNKDIYAAVTECGFVDLTHLNRHFKSVYGLTAFEYLSLLR comes from the coding sequence ATGGATAGATTTTTGTATAAAAAAGCAGCTGGCATTACGGCACTATCAGCAAGTATGCGTGATTTTACTTATAAAAAACATGCTCATAAAGAATATGTGATAGGGGTAACATTGCGAGGAATTCAACACTATACCTTAGATGGTAGTTTACAGTTATCTTATCCAAATGGAGTAATGCTTTTCAACCCAGAACAGGCACATGACGGAATGGCCCATGATAAAAAAGGTCTTGATTATGTAATGCTCTATTTGGATCCAAAATTACTATTAGAGGCATTAGAGAAAAAGGAACTGATTCAATTTTCACAACCTATTATTTATGATGTTCAACTTGAAGAAAAAATTTTAAAGCTGTCCCATGCAATTTTAAACGAAAAAGAGGAGGCCCTGTGTGCTGAATTACTACTTTCACTTACAGATAGACTTATACAAACAAATCCATCTTCATCCATTAAGAAAGACAATGTGTTAATTAGAAAAGCAAAAGATATGATTCATAGTAACTTAGCAAATGTACTTAAGTTAGAAGAGATATGTAAAGAGCTCCAGTTATCAAAATTTCAGTTTATTAGATTGTTTAAGACTCATACTGGAACCTCTCCCTACCAATATTTCCCAAATAGTAAAGTAGAATATGCAAAACAGCTAATTGAACAAAATAAAGATATATATGCAGCCGTAACAGAATGCGGTTTTGTTGATTTAACCCATTTAAATAGACACTTTAAAAGTGTCTATGGATTAACTGCTTTTGAATATCTATCCCTTTTAAGATAA
- the cstA gene encoding carbon starvation protein CstA, whose translation MNAVTIVIASACILMIAYRLYGTFMAVKVLKLNDKEKTPAHELNDGKDYVPTNKWVTFGHHFAAIAAAGPLVGPILAAQFGYLPGLIWLLIGAVIGGAVHDAVVLFASMRKKGKSLSEVAKEELGPVAGFCTGLAMLFIITITMAGLSMVVLHALERNPWGTFSVGITIPIAMGVGIFYKKTGNLKLCTTIGFILLMIGVFVGPMIQGTVLGDWLTLDTKTLAIILPIYAFFAAALPVWLLLAPRDYLSSFMKIGVFIALIIGVFIINPAIEFPAFTEFVNGGGPVIAGPVWPFISITIACGAISGFHAFVGSGTTPKMLDKWSDIKVVGFGAMLVECLVGIMALIAATALHPGDYFAINSSPEVFQTLGMSVSNLPELSREIGIDLEGRTGGAVTLAVGMSYIFTEISWFSHLASYFFQFVIMFEAVFILTAIDAGTRTARYLIQDFLGEFYKPLKRVDWLPGSIFASALACIMWGYLLFSGDISSVWALFGVSNQLMATIGLIIGATVILKMADKRRYMLTCLIPMAYLFVTVNYAGVWMVKNVYLNPEAAGYNVLNAVLSIIMLILGIIIIIAATKKWFDTWNTPRIQVETTNLS comes from the coding sequence ATGAATGCGGTTACAATCGTAATAGCATCTGCATGTATTTTAATGATTGCTTATCGTTTATACGGGACCTTTATGGCGGTAAAAGTATTGAAACTAAATGATAAGGAAAAAACTCCTGCCCATGAATTAAATGACGGCAAAGATTACGTACCAACAAATAAGTGGGTAACCTTTGGACATCATTTTGCAGCCATTGCTGCAGCTGGGCCACTTGTAGGACCTATTCTTGCAGCACAATTCGGCTATTTGCCTGGATTAATTTGGCTCTTGATTGGTGCTGTTATCGGGGGAGCTGTTCATGATGCTGTCGTATTATTTGCTAGTATGCGAAAAAAAGGGAAATCTTTATCTGAAGTAGCAAAAGAAGAACTTGGCCCAGTCGCGGGTTTCTGTACAGGTCTTGCGATGCTATTTATCATTACAATTACAATGGCCGGTTTATCCATGGTAGTGCTGCATGCTTTAGAGAGAAATCCTTGGGGCACGTTCTCGGTAGGAATCACCATTCCGATTGCTATGGGAGTGGGGATATTTTATAAAAAGACGGGAAACTTGAAACTATGTACGACTATTGGCTTCATCTTATTAATGATCGGTGTATTTGTCGGACCGATGATTCAAGGTACAGTACTTGGGGATTGGCTAACACTTGATACAAAAACACTTGCTATTATTCTTCCTATTTATGCATTTTTTGCAGCTGCACTTCCTGTTTGGCTACTATTGGCTCCTCGGGATTATTTAAGTAGCTTTATGAAAATCGGCGTGTTTATTGCTCTTATTATCGGTGTGTTTATCATCAACCCAGCTATTGAATTTCCTGCATTTACGGAATTTGTAAATGGCGGTGGACCAGTTATTGCAGGGCCAGTATGGCCTTTCATTTCCATAACGATTGCATGTGGCGCTATTTCCGGATTCCATGCATTTGTTGGCTCAGGTACAACACCGAAAATGCTTGATAAGTGGAGCGATATTAAAGTCGTGGGCTTTGGTGCGATGCTTGTAGAATGTTTGGTAGGTATTATGGCGCTTATTGCTGCTACAGCTCTACATCCTGGTGATTATTTCGCGATAAACTCCTCACCAGAGGTTTTTCAAACACTTGGGATGAGTGTTTCAAACTTGCCAGAATTAAGTCGTGAAATCGGCATTGATTTAGAAGGCAGAACTGGTGGTGCGGTTACATTAGCCGTTGGAATGTCCTATATATTCACAGAAATCTCTTGGTTCTCTCATCTTGCTTCTTATTTCTTCCAGTTTGTAATTATGTTTGAAGCGGTATTTATTCTAACGGCCATTGATGCTGGAACGAGAACTGCACGCTATTTAATTCAAGACTTTCTCGGAGAATTTTACAAACCGCTTAAGAGAGTAGATTGGTTACCTGGTTCCATTTTTGCAAGCGCATTGGCATGTATTATGTGGGGATACCTCTTATTCTCTGGTGATATTAGCTCTGTCTGGGCACTATTTGGTGTATCCAATCAGCTAATGGCAACAATCGGCCTTATTATTGGCGCAACCGTTATACTAAAAATGGCTGATAAGCGAAGATATATGCTTACATGTTTAATCCCAATGGCCTATTTATTCGTAACCGTAAATTACGCCGGTGTTTGGATGGTGAAGAACGTTTATTTAAATCCAGAAGCAGCAGGTTATAATGTGCTAAATGCTGTGCTTTCCATCATCATGCTAATATTAGGGATTATTATCATTATTGCCGCTACAAAAAAATGGTTCGATACATGGAATACTCCTCGAATTCAAGTAGAAACAACAAATCTTTCTTAG
- a CDS encoding LytR/AlgR family response regulator transcription factor: protein MIKALIVEDEPLARDELRYLLKRSNKMEIVAECDDLDTALQVIDDQEIDVIFLDIQLGEENGMNLAERIKEKRNAPEIVFATAFDEYALRAFDVNAVDYLLKPFEEERINQTIVKLQNRRGTKKNDTSKNNQSTTPIQKNKLAVTTNDRIKIIDLNKIVYISAQNGKTLLVTEEEQLVITFTLTQLEQKLVNSPIMKVHRSYLVNKEKISEIEPWFNSTYLLCMDNGEKVPLSRNYTKEIKLLFGF, encoded by the coding sequence ATGATTAAAGCATTAATAGTGGAAGACGAACCATTAGCAAGAGATGAATTAAGGTATCTTTTAAAAAGAAGCAATAAAATGGAGATAGTGGCAGAATGTGATGATTTAGATACTGCTTTACAAGTAATAGATGATCAAGAAATAGATGTTATTTTTTTAGATATCCAGCTTGGAGAAGAAAACGGAATGAATTTAGCAGAGCGCATAAAAGAAAAACGAAATGCACCAGAAATAGTCTTTGCTACGGCTTTTGATGAGTATGCACTTCGAGCTTTTGATGTGAATGCTGTTGACTATTTATTAAAGCCGTTTGAAGAAGAACGCATAAATCAAACCATTGTAAAACTGCAAAATAGGAGAGGCACGAAAAAGAATGACACATCAAAAAATAACCAAAGCACTACTCCAATACAAAAAAATAAATTAGCCGTCACGACAAATGACAGAATTAAGATCATTGATTTAAATAAGATTGTCTATATTAGTGCACAAAATGGCAAAACATTGCTTGTTACGGAAGAAGAGCAATTAGTCATTACCTTTACTTTAACGCAATTAGAACAAAAATTAGTAAACAGCCCAATCATGAAAGTACATCGTTCTTATTTGGTTAATAAAGAAAAAATTAGCGAAATTGAACCATGGTTTAACTCAACCTATTTATTATGTATGGATAATGGAGAGAAAGTGCCATTAAGTAGAAACTATACAAAAGAGATTAAGCTGTTATTTGGATTTTAA
- the dacB gene encoding D-alanyl-D-alanine carboxypeptidase/D-alanyl-D-alanine endopeptidase — protein MPLLKKGLFLIILLSIFLSGSTPIPLSPIALAAENHKKATLSTALESLLNTEPELKGSLAGISIRDQETGTILFEHMSDLRLTPASNMKLLTSAAALKVLGEDYQFITEIYGDGRVDKGRLKGNLYIKGNGDTSLLASDLDKLSKDIKKKGIRYIDGDIIGDDSWYDDMPYSIDLAWSDETTYYGAPISALTLSPDKEYDAGTVLLEIKPGKNESDPVVIDTFPNTNEINIVNNAKTGAKESATSLKVKRNHNSKVVTVTGRLPINASVKKEWISVNNPTRYTLDVFQQALKKEGIHWKGTVKKGKTPQIASIITTHSSIPLSELLIPFMKLSNNTIAETLIKEMGVVKKGEGSFKRGIEVLEEELVAFHLDPNNMLIRDGSGISPIDFISADDLSMLLYEVQAEPWFPTFSQSLPISGNEDRMVGGTLRHRLNSDNTKGKVLAKTGTLTAVSSLSGYMESKDGKKYIFSILLNHLVDEEKGKDIEDRIIETLAEY, from the coding sequence ATGCCTTTATTGAAAAAGGGACTATTTCTTATAATACTATTATCCATTTTCCTGTCTGGCAGCACACCTATTCCTTTATCTCCGATAGCATTGGCAGCAGAAAATCATAAAAAAGCAACATTATCTACCGCATTGGAATCACTTTTAAATACAGAACCTGAATTAAAGGGAAGTTTAGCAGGAATTAGCATACGGGATCAAGAAACAGGAACTATTCTTTTTGAACATATGAGTGATTTGCGTTTAACCCCTGCATCCAATATGAAGTTATTGACTTCGGCAGCCGCTTTAAAAGTCTTAGGGGAAGATTATCAATTTATCACGGAAATTTATGGAGATGGAAGGGTGGATAAAGGCCGTTTAAAAGGAAATTTATACATAAAAGGAAATGGTGATACAAGTCTCCTAGCATCAGATCTAGACAAGCTATCTAAGGATATAAAAAAGAAAGGAATTCGTTATATTGATGGGGATATTATAGGCGATGATTCGTGGTATGATGACATGCCATATTCCATCGATTTAGCATGGAGCGATGAAACCACTTATTATGGCGCTCCAATCTCTGCATTAACGCTTTCACCAGATAAAGAATATGATGCTGGCACTGTATTACTTGAAATAAAACCTGGAAAAAACGAAAGCGATCCGGTCGTAATAGATACATTCCCTAACACAAATGAAATTAACATTGTAAATAACGCCAAAACAGGTGCGAAAGAATCAGCAACAAGCTTAAAAGTAAAAAGGAACCATAACAGTAAAGTTGTTACTGTTACAGGAAGACTACCAATTAACGCTTCCGTAAAAAAAGAGTGGATTTCCGTTAATAACCCTACAAGATACACGTTAGACGTGTTTCAACAAGCATTAAAGAAAGAAGGAATTCACTGGAAAGGGACGGTCAAAAAAGGAAAGACACCACAAATTGCTTCCATAATTACAACTCATTCTTCGATTCCACTTTCTGAGTTACTTATTCCATTTATGAAACTAAGTAATAATACAATCGCAGAGACGCTAATTAAAGAAATGGGCGTGGTTAAGAAAGGGGAAGGTAGTTTTAAAAGGGGAATTGAGGTACTAGAAGAAGAATTAGTGGCTTTCCACCTTGACCCAAATAATATGCTTATTCGTGACGGATCAGGTATTTCTCCAATAGATTTTATATCTGCCGATGATCTAAGCATGCTTTTATATGAAGTACAGGCAGAGCCATGGTTTCCAACTTTCAGTCAGTCATTACCGATTTCAGGTAATGAAGATCGGATGGTTGGCGGAACGCTTCGACATAGATTGAATTCTGATAACACAAAAGGGAAAGTATTAGCTAAAACTGGAACGCTTACCGCTGTAAGTTCATTGTCTGGCTATATGGAGAGTAAAGATGGGAAAAAATATATATTCTCTATTTTATTAAATCACCTTGTCGATGAAGAAAAAGGAAAAGACATTGAAGATCGGATAATTGAAACATTAGCAGAATATTAA
- a CDS encoding LysE family translocator encodes MDFTAFLLYCVIVTFTPGPTNIVILSTVHNKGTKKALEYTYGATIAFGLLLVLSAMLNSMLIEVIPKIIIGMQILGSFYMFYLAYQLYKADSSKENVEHSASFKSGFLMQFLNPKVVLFTITVIPSFILPNYTQLPAITMGVIVITIIGFLAFITWVLFGTIFKRFLQRHKKIVNILMAIFLAYSGIMNWM; translated from the coding sequence ATGGATTTTACAGCTTTTTTACTATACTGTGTTATTGTTACTTTTACACCAGGACCTACTAATATTGTCATTTTATCTACCGTGCATAATAAAGGAACGAAAAAAGCTTTAGAATATACATATGGCGCAACTATTGCCTTTGGTTTGCTACTTGTATTATCAGCTATGTTAAACTCTATGCTTATAGAGGTCATCCCAAAAATAATTATCGGTATGCAGATACTAGGAAGTTTTTATATGTTTTATTTGGCTTATCAACTATATAAAGCTGATTCTTCGAAAGAAAACGTTGAACATTCAGCTAGCTTTAAGTCAGGTTTCCTTATGCAGTTTTTAAATCCAAAGGTAGTTCTTTTTACTATTACCGTGATTCCCAGTTTTATATTGCCAAACTATACGCAACTACCTGCCATAACAATGGGAGTTATTGTGATCACTATCATTGGATTTTTAGCTTTTATTACATGGGTTTTATTTGGTACAATCTTTAAGCGCTTTTTACAGCGGCATAAGAAAATCGTGAATATATTAATGGCAATATTTTTAGCTTATTCTGGAATAATGAACTGGATGTAG
- a CDS encoding sensor histidine kinase has product MLQLLPLMIERVGILVIFAFLLSRIKIFRSIIHNESQWQDKLSLIFIFGAFGVISNYTGVEILKGSISTHTWQHELDVSSAIANTRIMGVAIGGLVGGPLVGLGVGLIAGLHRLTLGGFTALACGLSTIMAGLLTGLIGKKYSIKQDSASKAVIIGIAMEIIQMVFILLIASPFQLALELVKIIAFPMIVINGFGMLIFIYIIQNILLEEEKTKAAQTNIALNIAQSTLAYFRQGLNPESSKQVAKIMLKATNADAVSITNKSIVLAHEGLGGDHHIPLEKTSTKLTERVLREGNILIAKNKDEIQCSNQACPLHAAILLPLKANNKTVGTLKLYFANPKNIQLVEYTLAEGLSKLFSLQLELAEAELQQKLLKDAEIKALQAQVHPHFLFNSMNTISALIRTDGEKARQMIHKLSTYFRSNIQGSKNMLIPLSQELEHVHAFLALEEARFPDKFILNESVESELKKVLIPPFTLQPLVENSIRHAFSKGTVGTITICAYKDNDKMVLITEDDGKGMSEDTLYMIGQKNITSSTGTGTALWNIQERVKKIYGDKGRFTIESEWNRGTKVMITLPSKEPTIWRGVDD; this is encoded by the coding sequence TTGCTACAGCTACTTCCACTAATGATTGAACGAGTCGGTATTTTAGTTATCTTTGCCTTCTTATTGTCGAGGATCAAGATTTTCCGTTCCATTATCCATAATGAATCACAATGGCAAGATAAACTATCTTTAATTTTCATCTTTGGCGCCTTCGGAGTTATTAGTAACTATACTGGAGTAGAAATATTAAAAGGAAGCATTAGCACGCATACATGGCAGCATGAATTAGATGTTTCAAGTGCTATTGCCAACACAAGAATTATGGGTGTTGCTATCGGTGGATTGGTTGGTGGGCCATTAGTAGGTTTAGGCGTGGGATTAATAGCTGGTCTTCATCGCTTAACATTAGGCGGTTTTACTGCATTAGCCTGTGGCTTGTCTACCATCATGGCAGGGTTATTGACCGGCTTAATCGGTAAGAAATACTCCATTAAACAAGATTCTGCCAGCAAAGCAGTGATTATCGGCATTGCGATGGAAATTATTCAAATGGTATTTATCCTTTTGATTGCGTCGCCATTCCAACTTGCACTCGAACTAGTTAAGATTATTGCCTTTCCTATGATTGTCATTAATGGCTTTGGGATGCTAATTTTTATTTATATTATTCAAAACATTCTCTTAGAAGAGGAAAAAACAAAAGCAGCACAAACAAATATTGCCTTAAATATTGCACAATCTACCTTAGCTTACTTTCGGCAAGGGCTAAACCCGGAATCTAGCAAACAGGTTGCTAAAATTATGTTAAAAGCAACCAATGCTGATGCTGTGTCTATAACAAATAAGTCGATTGTTTTGGCACATGAAGGCCTTGGTGGAGATCACCATATTCCTTTAGAAAAAACGTCTACGAAACTAACAGAAAGAGTGTTAAGAGAAGGAAATATATTAATCGCCAAAAATAAAGATGAAATACAGTGTAGCAATCAAGCCTGCCCACTACACGCAGCCATTCTATTACCCTTAAAAGCAAATAATAAAACAGTCGGCACATTAAAACTTTATTTTGCCAATCCTAAAAACATTCAATTAGTAGAATATACATTAGCTGAAGGATTGAGTAAGTTATTTTCCTTACAGCTTGAATTAGCAGAGGCAGAGCTACAACAAAAGTTGTTGAAGGATGCAGAAATTAAAGCACTGCAAGCACAAGTCCATCCTCATTTTCTCTTTAACAGCATGAACACAATTTCGGCGCTTATCCGCACAGATGGGGAAAAGGCTCGGCAGATGATTCACAAATTAAGTACCTATTTCCGCAGTAACATCCAAGGTTCCAAAAATATGTTAATCCCTTTAAGTCAGGAATTAGAACATGTCCATGCCTTTTTAGCATTAGAAGAAGCTAGATTTCCTGATAAATTTATTTTAAATGAATCCGTGGAGTCTGAATTAAAAAAAGTTCTTATTCCGCCTTTTACTTTACAGCCTTTAGTAGAAAATTCGATTCGGCATGCTTTTTCAAAAGGTACAGTAGGAACGATAACGATATGTGCTTATAAAGATAACGACAAGATGGTGTTAATAACAGAAGATGATGGCAAAGGCATGAGTGAAGATACTCTTTACATGATTGGTCAAAAAAATATCACCTCTAGCACTGGTACTGGTACTGCACTTTGGAATATCCAGGAAAGAGTGAAAAAGATATATGGAGATAAAGGGAGATTTACGATTGAAAGTGAATGGAATAGAGGAACAAAGGTGATGATTACATTACCATCTAAGGAACCAACGATCTGGAGGGGAGTAGATGATTAA
- a CDS encoding branched-chain amino acid aminotransferase translates to MLKKEMNKYLEERKLQTEEKIVLFEEELNYVKKEGLIDENIVVEHTAERFSDLYMELANKETDEVVTENVQKTILKEEVRYLERNIEFYLYVETKAFDIVSVDSMSLEVDSVFDTYEILCGLKCPKKAEKEIRTFLENHLTGDDSSYHLMFNGNDGLWDFNFSLEKISGFRKEMEIGEALKLAYLFLFALNEKLSA, encoded by the coding sequence ATGCTAAAAAAAGAAATGAATAAGTATTTAGAGGAAAGAAAATTACAAACGGAAGAAAAAATAGTTCTTTTTGAAGAGGAATTGAATTATGTTAAAAAAGAAGGTCTTATAGACGAAAATATAGTGGTTGAACATACAGCTGAACGTTTTTCTGATTTGTATATGGAGCTTGCCAATAAAGAAACCGACGAAGTAGTGACAGAAAATGTTCAAAAAACGATTCTAAAAGAAGAAGTACGTTATTTAGAGCGAAATATAGAATTTTACCTCTATGTAGAGACGAAAGCATTTGACATTGTTTCCGTTGATTCTATGTCTTTAGAAGTTGATTCTGTTTTTGATACATACGAAATTTTATGTGGGTTAAAATGTCCTAAAAAGGCAGAAAAGGAGATTCGAACGTTTTTGGAAAATCATTTAACAGGAGATGATTCCTCTTACCATTTAATGTTCAATGGAAATGATGGCCTTTGGGATTTCAATTTTTCTTTAGAAAAAATTAGTGGGTTCCGAAAAGAGATGGAAATTGGGGAAGCATTAAAATTAGCTTATTTATTTTTATTTGCATTAAATGAAAAGTTGTCTGCATAA